ATAATTGCGATAAAAGCGCGTTATGTATTTGACCGCTTGCTCCGTGTCATCGGTGATCTGGTACAGGTTCAAATCCTCCGGCGATATGAGTTCGTCACGCAACAGGTGTTCGCGGATGTTCCGGTCCCACGTTTTCCAGTACGTGCCGCCCGGACGATCAATCAGCACCAGCGGTATCAGTTGGCTTTTGCCGGTTTGCATCAGCGTCAGGGCTTCGTAGCCTTCGTCCATCGTGCCAAAGCCGCCCGGGAAGAGCGCCAGTGCATCCGAATGCCGCAGGAAGGTCAGCTTGCGGGTGAAAAAGTACTTGAACGTGACCAGTTTTTTATCGCTGGAAATCACCGGGTTGGCGCTTTGCTCCCACGGCAGGCGAATGTTGGCTCCAAAACTCATTTCCAGCCCCGCGCCTTCATGACCGGCCTGCATGATACCCGGCCCGGCCCCCGTGATGACCATGAACCCGGCTTCTGCCATCTTGCGGGCAAATTCCACCGCTTGTTGGTATTCCTTTTTGGTGGGTTGCGTGCGCGCCGAGCCAAAGATGGTCACTTTACGCCGCTCCGAATAAGGGGCGAAAACGCGAAAGGCATAACGCAATTCACGCACCGCCGTCTGGATGATGCGAACGTCGCCGCGATGTTCCACCTGCTTGAGTAATTTGAGGGCGTTTTCGACTACG
The Verrucomicrobiota bacterium genome window above contains:
- a CDS encoding LOG family protein, which gives rise to MKKRAKAPVDTALQKKIQELIAFQGGGYNEDLVADVVENALKLLKQVEHRGDVRIIQTAVRELRYAFRVFAPYSERRKVTIFGSARTQPTKKEYQQAVEFARKMAEAGFMVITGAGPGIMQAGHEGAGLEMSFGANIRLPWEQSANPVISSDKKLVTFKYFFTRKLTFLRHSDALALFPGGFGTMDEGYEALTLMQTGKSQLIPLVLIDRPGGTYWKTWDRNIREHLLRDELISPEDLNLYQITDDTEQAVKYITRFYRNYHSSRYVKDLLVIRLKNRPTESAIKGLHEDFADLIQGEPFRILEEATPDERDDDDDVALPRIAFGFNRRGYGRLRQLIDVLNCW